A stretch of Girardinichthys multiradiatus isolate DD_20200921_A chromosome 20, DD_fGirMul_XY1, whole genome shotgun sequence DNA encodes these proteins:
- the arfrp1 gene encoding ADP-ribosylation factor-related protein 1, producing the protein MYTLLSGLYKYMFQKDEYCVLILGLDNAGKTTFLEQTKTKFSKSYKGMNLSKVTTTVGLNIGTIDVGNARLMFWDLGGQEELQSLWDKYYAESHGVIYVIDSTDEERLSESKEAFEKMICSEALEGVPLLILANKQDVPNCLSVPDIKTAFSDSAPKIGKRDCLVQPCTALTGDGVNEGIQWMVKCVMRNIHRPPRQKDIT; encoded by the exons ATGTACACTTTGTTATCTGGATTGTATAAGTATATGTTTCAGAAGGACGAATACTGCGTGTTGATTCTGGGTCTGGATAACGCAGGAAAAACG ACCTTTCTGGAACAGACCAAGACTAAGTTCAGTAAAAGCTACAAGGGAATGAATCTGTCCAAAGTTACAACAACAGTTGGTTTAAACA TTGGCACAATTGATGTTGGGAACGCTCGCCTAATGTTCTGGGATCTGGGAGGCCAGGAGGAGCTACAGTCTCTGTGGGACAAA TACTATGCAGAGTCTCATGGAGTCATCTATGTGATTGATTCAACTGATGAAGAGCGTCTTTCAGAATCAAAGGAGGCCTTTG AGAAAATGATCTGCAGCGAGGCATTGGAAGGTGTTCCACTCCTTATTCTTGCCAACAAGCAAGATGTACCG AACTGTTTGTCAGTACCAGACATCAAAACAGCCTTCAGTGACTCCGCACCAAAGATCGGCAAGAGAGACTGCTTAGTGCAGCCGTGCACTGCCCTCACAGG GGATGGTGTGAATGAAGGCATTCAGTGGATGGTGAAGTGTGTGATGAGGAACATTCACCGGCCGCCCAGACAAAAGGACATCACCTAA